A genomic stretch from Telopea speciosissima isolate NSW1024214 ecotype Mountain lineage chromosome 7, Tspe_v1, whole genome shotgun sequence includes:
- the LOC122667926 gene encoding uncharacterized protein LOC122667926 isoform X2: MRLREKIKLLQDEIHEIKHIRDMECQTHKQQVRISARKEAEWKGERKKLRDEVRMLRKELVAKDQEIAVNQGMMEEENGKFAGINIIDKEYWQWQLMLQGSNVLVEHMKEEQARRDEAVEKWKRLYLSIKTELDTLIHRANQGDGLYLGEEENTIGTLKRELKGKEETIKELKARVAAMEKEGVKKEREIDILRQSLRILSSSSSKRKGDPCN; the protein is encoded by the exons ATGCGTTTAAGGGAGAAGATAAAGCTCTTGCAAGATGAGATTCATGAGATAAAGCATATAAGAGACATGGAATGTCAAACCCACAAGCAACAGGTGAGAATTTCTGCAAGGAAGGAAGCAGAGTGGAAGGGTGAGAGGAAGAAGTTGAGAGATGAGGTGAGGATGTTAAGAAAGGAATTGGTAGCTAAAGATCAGGAGATAGCTGTTAATCAAGGGATGATGGAGGAGGAGAATGGTAAATTTGCAGGGATTAATATTATTGACAAAGAGTACTGGCAATGGCAACTGATGCTGCAGGGGAGTAACGTCTTGGTTGAGCACATGAAGGAAGAACAGGCCCGTCGAGATGAAGCTGTGGAGAAATGGAAGAGACTCTATCTTTCTATCAAAACTGAACTAGACACTCTCATTCACAGAGCTAATCAAG GAGATGGACTGTACttgggagaggaagagaacaCCATAGGAACACTGAAGAGGGAACTGAAAGGCAAGGAAGAAACAatcaaagaattgaaagccAGAGTAGCCGccatggagaaggaaggagtgAAAAAGGAAAGGGAGATAGACATACTGAGGCAGAGCCTAAGAATTctgagcagcagcagcagcaagagAAAGGGTGACCCATGCAACTAA
- the LOC122667926 gene encoding uncharacterized protein LOC122667926 isoform X1, with protein MNQRKQDRRADMGSILSKKKSSSCPCEEIEYMRLREKIKLLQDEIHEIKHIRDMECQTHKQQVRISARKEAEWKGERKKLRDEVRMLRKELVAKDQEIAVNQGMMEEENGKFAGINIIDKEYWQWQLMLQGSNVLVEHMKEEQARRDEAVEKWKRLYLSIKTELDTLIHRANQGDGLYLGEEENTIGTLKRELKGKEETIKELKARVAAMEKEGVKKEREIDILRQSLRILSSSSSKRKGDPCN; from the exons ATGAACCAGAGGAAACAAGATAGAAGAGCTGATATGGGTAGCATTCtaagcaagaagaagagcagcagcTGCCCTTGTGAGGAGATCGAGTACATGCGTTTAAGGGAGAAGATAAAGCTCTTGCAAGATGAGATTCATGAGATAAAGCATATAAGAGACATGGAATGTCAAACCCACAAGCAACAGGTGAGAATTTCTGCAAGGAAGGAAGCAGAGTGGAAGGGTGAGAGGAAGAAGTTGAGAGATGAGGTGAGGATGTTAAGAAAGGAATTGGTAGCTAAAGATCAGGAGATAGCTGTTAATCAAGGGATGATGGAGGAGGAGAATGGTAAATTTGCAGGGATTAATATTATTGACAAAGAGTACTGGCAATGGCAACTGATGCTGCAGGGGAGTAACGTCTTGGTTGAGCACATGAAGGAAGAACAGGCCCGTCGAGATGAAGCTGTGGAGAAATGGAAGAGACTCTATCTTTCTATCAAAACTGAACTAGACACTCTCATTCACAGAGCTAATCAAG GAGATGGACTGTACttgggagaggaagagaacaCCATAGGAACACTGAAGAGGGAACTGAAAGGCAAGGAAGAAACAatcaaagaattgaaagccAGAGTAGCCGccatggagaaggaaggagtgAAAAAGGAAAGGGAGATAGACATACTGAGGCAGAGCCTAAGAATTctgagcagcagcagcagcaagagAAAGGGTGACCCATGCAACTAA
- the LOC122668363 gene encoding receptor-like serine/threonine-protein kinase ALE2, with the protein MNFSFITILSFSSFFFNSNNPDCCLWHSFAINFLSPDNSGSFLFFQGQSSLHVPTVIQTIQARSLQSNLESASPKPSQLWRVERSFRPSSSPAPSPTYRGPVTSPGSSQSLRPHHHHHHHHHYHHQKKPIAVAPSPSIVSGCDQITCVEPLTSTPFGSPCGCVLPMKVELRLGVTPYEFFPLVVELEIEVAAGTYLKQNQVKIMGASVDVQDQGKTVVDINLVPLGEKFDSTTAALNYARFWQKKVPINATLFGDYEVIFIRYPGLPSSPPLEDSPGPVGSGGHKNPIMADIRSKNQKMNARTIAIIALSAFVLFLICLGMVSILLKCKKAGRTSTFAGPATASSIIKRPGTRSILSSGMVSSTSVSLVSTMATFLLSVETFSLADLEKATEKFSSKRILGEGGFGCVYHGNMEDGTEVAVKLLTRGSQNGDREFIAEIEMLSRLHHRNLVKLIGICIEDHTRCLVYELVPNGNVESHLHGTDKIKGPLDWDARMKIALGAARGLAYLHEDSNPRVIHRDFKASNVLLEDDFTPKVSDFGMAREATEGSQHISTRVMGTFGYVAPEYAMTGHLLVKSDVYSYGVVLLELLSGRKPVDMSQPEGQENLVTWARSLLTSREGLEQLVDPCLRGNYDFNDMAKVASIASICVHPEVAQRPFMGEVVQALKLIYNDTDETCVDCCSLKESSGPECEFNGDPGPSDSSWWSAGGITPHLTYGYASSFVTMEYSSGSLEEIENRPLSTSSFVGEGGPSSMRHSNRSGPLRTVRSKPAFYRLRRGSISEHGGLLSRRVWSDGYWV; encoded by the exons ATGAATTTTTCCTTTATAACCATTCTA TCTTTTTCGTCGTTCTTTTTTAATAGTAATAATCCTGATTGTTGTTTGTGGCATTCTTTTGCTATTAATTTTCTTTCACCTGACAACTCAGGCTCATTCTTGTTTTTCCAAGGGCAATCCTCCTTGCATGTACCGACTGTAATACAAACTATTCAAG CCAGATCATTGCAATCAAACTTGGAGTCTGCTTCACCAAAACCATCCCAACTATGGAGAGTTGAACGCTCTTTTAGACCATCATCTTCACCTGCTCCTTCTCCAACATATAGAG GCCCTGTTACCAGTCCTGGCAGTAGTCAGTCATTGagacctcatcatcatcatcatcatcatcatcattatcatcatcagaagaaacCTATTGCTGTCGCACCATCCCCATCTATTGTTTCAG GTTGTGATCAAATCACTTGTGTGGAGCCACTTACTTCAACTCCGTTTGGTTCACCTTGTGGCTGTGTATTACCTATGAAAGTTGAACTTCGTCTAGGTGTAACTCCATATGAATTCTTTCCTCTTGTTGTAGAGCTAGAGATTGAGGTTGCAGCAGGCACTTATCTGAAACAAAATCAAGTAAAGATAATGGGTGCTAGTGTCGATGTTCAAGATCAAGGGAAAACGGTGGTAGACATTAACTTGGTCCCACTGGGAGAGAAGTTTGATAGCACTACTGCTGCACTAAATTATGCCAGATTTTGGCAAAAGAAAGTGCCAATAAATGCAACTCTTTTTGGTGATTATGAAGTGATATTCATCAGATATCCTG GGCTTCCCTCTTCACCACCATTGGAGGATTCCCCTGGTCCTGTTGGAAGTGGGGGTCATAAAAATCCTATCATGGCAGATATTCGTAGCAAGAATCAGAAGATGAATGCTAGAACCATTGCCATTATTGCTTTGTCTGCATTTGTGCTCTTCTTGATATGCCTTGGCATGGTCTCCATCCTCTTAAAATGCAAGAAAGCTGGAAGGACATCAACATTTGCTGGTCCCGCAACAGCATCCTCCATAATTAAAAGACCCG GCACGAGGTCCATTTTATCTAGTGGTATGGTAAGCTCAACATCAGTGTCCCTTGTTTCCACCATGGCTACTTTCCTACTCTCTGTGGAGACATTTAGTCTTGCTGATCTTGAGAAGGCCACGGAGAAGTTCAGTTCTAAGAGAATTTTGGGTGAAGGGGGATTTGGATGTGTTTACCATGGGAACATGGAAGATGGAACTGAAGTTGCAGTTAAGTTGCTCACAAGGGGTAGCCAGAATGGAGACCGTGAGTTCATTGCAGAAATTGAGATGCTAAGTCGACTGCATCACCGTAACCTCGTCAAACTGATCGGTATATGCATTGAAGATCATACCCGCTGCTTGGTATACGAGCTTGTTCCTAATGGGAATGTTGAGTCCCACTTGCATG gtacTGACAAGATTAAAGGGCCTCTTGACTGGGACGCTCGGATGAAGATTGCCCTTGGTGCAGCAAGAGGTCTGGCATATCTTCATGAGGATTCTAATCCTCGTGTCATTCATCGGGATTTTAAGGCCAGTAATGTTCTCTTGGAAGATGACTTCACCCCCAAGGTCTCAGATTTTGGTATGGCAAGGGAAGCGACTGAAGGAAGTCAACATATTTCCACTCGGGTTATGGGAACTTTTGG GTATGTTGCTCCTGAATATGCAATGACGGGGCATCTACTTGTCAAGAGTGATGTCTATAGTTATGGGGTTGTGCTGCTGGAGCTTCTTTCAGGAAGAAAGCCTGTAGACATGTCTCAACCGGAGGGACAGGAGAACCTTGTGACGTGGGCCCGGTCCCTACTGACTAGTAGAGAAGGCCTAGAGCAGCTGGTGGATCCTTGCTTGCGTGGAAACTATGACTTCAATGATATGGCAAAGGTGGCATCCATAGCTTCAATTTGTGTACATCCAGAGGTGGCTCAAAGGCCTTTCATGGGTGAAGTTGTGCAGGCTCTGAAGCTCATCTACAATGACACAGATGAGACCTGTGTGGATTGCTGTAGTCTGAAGGAGTCGTCTGGTCCTGAATGTGAGTTTAATGGAGACCCGGGCCCTTCTGATAGCAGTTGGTGGAGTGCAGGTGGGATTACTCCTCACTTGACATACGGCTATGCTTCTTCCTTCGTTACAATGGAGTACAGTTCAGGTTCACTTGAAGAAATAGAGAACAGACCACTTTCAACTTCTAGTTTCGTTGGGGAAGGAGGGCCATCATCAATGAGACACAGCAACAGATCAGGTCCCTTGAGAACAGTCCGCAGCAAACCAGCCTTTTACAGGTTGAGGAGGGGGAGTATTAGTGAGCATGGGGGACTTCTTTCAAGGCGTGTCTGGAGTGACGGGTATTGGGTTTGA